A single genomic interval of Leptospira dzoumogneensis harbors:
- a CDS encoding VOC family protein: protein MIQQKITPCLWVEKDAKAVVEYYLSIFKDGKLKDYRLFTKMPKDGNPDSDDLSGEFETAVMELAGVEFSILAAGPLFKFNEAISLVINCKDQAEVDYYWDALTTNGGEEGPCGWCKDKYGLSWQVVPTEYFDLIHNSDPVISRKAMMNTFKQKKLIISELK, encoded by the coding sequence ATGATACAACAAAAAATCACCCCTTGTTTGTGGGTAGAAAAAGACGCAAAAGCCGTAGTCGAATACTACCTATCTATATTTAAGGATGGTAAATTAAAAGATTATCGCTTATTTACCAAAATGCCAAAAGACGGCAACCCTGATAGTGATGATTTATCAGGCGAATTCGAAACAGCTGTAATGGAATTAGCAGGTGTTGAATTTAGTATATTAGCGGCAGGTCCATTATTTAAATTTAATGAAGCAATATCTCTTGTAATTAATTGCAAAGACCAAGCTGAAGTAGATTACTATTGGGATGCCTTAACTACTAATGGTGGTGAGGAAGGACCTTGCGGTTGGTGTAAAGATAAGTACGGTTTATCTTGGCAGGTAGTTCCGACCGAGTATTTTGACCTCATTCATAATAGCGATCCTGTAATAAGCAGAAAAGCAATGATGAACACATTTAAACAAAAGAAATTAATAATTTCAGAGTTAAAGTAA
- a CDS encoding type II toxin-antitoxin system VapB family antitoxin → MHIVRTTVDIPEELFLEAMRLTHLKTKTDVIKEGLTSLIRREKLKDLKKYKGSVNLEINLDDLRKR, encoded by the coding sequence ATGCATATTGTGAGAACTACCGTAGATATTCCTGAAGAATTGTTTTTAGAAGCAATGAGGTTAACTCATTTAAAAACTAAGACTGATGTAATAAAAGAGGGACTTACTTCTTTAATTAGAAGAGAAAAGTTAAAAGATCTCAAAAAGTATAAAGGATCCGTTAATCTCGAGATTAATTTAGATGATTTACGGAAACGATGA
- a CDS encoding CopG family transcriptional regulator, with protein sequence MSKTITLRIEDPIYDIFKKAADGERRTISNFVENAAIQYLTNEFYASDEEMDEILSDKQLITSLKKGMKEVAQGKYKVVR encoded by the coding sequence ATGTCCAAGACAATCACATTGCGAATTGAAGACCCGATTTACGATATATTTAAGAAAGCCGCTGACGGAGAAAGACGTACGATTTCGAATTTCGTAGAAAATGCAGCAATTCAGTATCTTACGAATGAGTTTTATGCATCTGATGAGGAGATGGATGAAATTCTTTCAGATAAGCAATTAATCACATCCTTGAAAAAAGGTATGAAAGAAGTAGCTCAAGGAAAGTATAAAGTTGTCCGCTGA
- a CDS encoding aminoglycoside 6-adenylyltransferase, with the protein MEKIDLFIDKVHKFASSIEAIEGIAIAGSFISKELDEYSDIDFVIVLKDGIQYQKNKMLDFANNFGTLLSAFTGEHVGERRLLICLYEDPFLHVDFKFIQLSELNNRIENPVFIYKNNEQIPLILESTKAEWPNPDFQWIEDRFWVWIHYAGTKLGRGEYFETIDFLSFLRNTVLGPLLHLKNKSLPRGVRKLEFIIDPNDLEKLKLTIPGYDFKSIKDSILNSVKLYKELRSALYNSEIKNLSEAENYALDYLNNIVSR; encoded by the coding sequence ATGGAAAAGATAGATCTATTTATTGATAAAGTACATAAATTTGCTTCGAGTATAGAAGCAATAGAAGGTATTGCAATAGCCGGATCATTCATTTCCAAGGAACTTGATGAATACTCCGATATTGATTTTGTCATAGTCTTAAAAGATGGAATTCAATATCAGAAAAATAAGATGCTCGATTTCGCAAATAATTTCGGGACCTTACTATCAGCGTTTACCGGCGAACATGTCGGAGAGAGAAGGCTCTTAATTTGCCTGTATGAGGATCCATTCCTTCATGTTGATTTCAAATTTATCCAGCTTTCAGAATTGAATAACCGAATCGAAAACCCTGTCTTTATCTATAAGAATAATGAACAGATCCCTTTGATCCTCGAATCGACAAAGGCAGAATGGCCAAATCCGGATTTCCAATGGATTGAAGATAGATTTTGGGTTTGGATACATTACGCCGGAACTAAATTAGGAAGAGGAGAGTATTTTGAGACGATCGATTTTTTATCATTCCTCAGAAATACGGTTTTAGGTCCTCTTCTTCATCTTAAAAATAAATCTCTTCCTCGAGGAGTCAGGAAATTAGAATTCATTATCGATCCAAACGATCTTGAAAAACTAAAATTAACAATTCCAGGTTACGATTTTAAATCGATTAAAGACAGCATACTGAACTCAGTTAAGCTGTATAAAGAATTAAGATCAGCACTTTATAATTCTGAAATCAAAAACTTATCCGAAGCTGAGAATTACGCTTTGGATTATTTGAATAATATCGTTAGTAGATAA
- a CDS encoding GFA family protein, giving the protein MTKPYTGGCACGAIRYSTKHEPVFQNHCQCRDCQLRSGTGHGSYLTFPARAEMEITGEATHWEVAGDSGNMKIHSFCPTCGTPVYLRFAAMPDMIAVHAGSLDEPGRFAPHVLTYKVCGLAWDKIDLGLKAFEKMPTG; this is encoded by the coding sequence ATGACCAAACCTTATACCGGCGGATGCGCTTGCGGAGCGATCCGCTATTCCACCAAACATGAACCAGTCTTTCAAAACCATTGTCAGTGTCGTGACTGCCAACTTAGAAGCGGCACTGGGCATGGATCCTATCTAACTTTTCCTGCTAGAGCAGAGATGGAAATTACAGGGGAGGCAACTCATTGGGAAGTCGCAGGTGACAGCGGTAATATGAAGATCCATTCCTTCTGCCCAACATGCGGGACTCCTGTTTATCTTCGCTTTGCTGCAATGCCGGATATGATCGCAGTTCATGCAGGAAGTTTAGATGAGCCTGGCCGATTTGCTCCCCATGTGCTTACTTATAAAGTTTGTGGGTTGGCCTGGGACAAGATTGATCTTGGGTTGAAGGCGTTTGAGAAGATGCCGACTGGTTGA
- a CDS encoding PIN domain-containing protein, whose protein sequence is MNRILLDSSVWVEYFRHNNSSISKEVDELIDRENIYTNDLILAELIPFLKLRKQSKIIASLEAIERFPLDIDWEQIIEYQTSNLKNGINKVGIPDLIIAQNVVQNKAVLFTLDKHFKLMSKSIKLKIY, encoded by the coding sequence ATGAATCGCATTCTATTAGATTCGTCAGTATGGGTTGAATATTTCAGGCATAATAATTCATCAATTTCGAAGGAAGTTGACGAATTGATTGATAGAGAAAATATTTATACTAATGATCTCATTTTGGCGGAATTAATTCCTTTTCTTAAACTACGAAAGCAATCAAAGATAATTGCTTCTTTAGAGGCTATTGAACGATTTCCATTAGATATTGATTGGGAACAGATCATTGAATATCAAACTTCAAATCTTAAAAATGGAATTAATAAGGTTGGAATTCCAGATTTGATAATTGCTCAGAATGTGGTTCAAAATAAGGCAGTGCTTTTTACATTGGACAAACATTTTAAGTTAATGAGTAAGAGTATTAAACTAAAAATTTACTAA
- a CDS encoding DUF3144 domain-containing protein: protein MDEIDSEFFKRADEHIGLANRQIEAGLGRGKVSASLLYSAARFNAWVAACAASDEQDLSNDKPEILEYFVEEYKKMLTENIDDYINNFNKYMKS from the coding sequence ATGGATGAAATAGACTCAGAGTTTTTTAAGAGAGCAGATGAACATATAGGTTTAGCGAATCGACAAATAGAGGCAGGTTTAGGACGGGGAAAGGTGAGTGCATCTCTTTTATATTCTGCGGCGCGGTTTAATGCTTGGGTTGCTGCGTGTGCCGCGAGTGATGAACAAGATCTTTCGAATGATAAGCCAGAGATATTAGAATATTTTGTAGAAGAATACAAAAAAATGTTAACAGAAAATATAGATGACTATATTAATAATTTTAATAAGTATATGAAATCCTAA
- a CDS encoding type II toxin-antitoxin system RelE family toxin, translated as MSAEYKIAETEQFQSKLKDRQFSHLQKKLTDYVYPILKKNPFFGPNVKKLKGEFDGLYRYRIGKYRLFYLIKDKELLIIFVDVDQRKDSYK; from the coding sequence TTGTCCGCTGAATATAAAATAGCGGAAACCGAGCAATTTCAAAGTAAACTTAAAGATCGTCAATTCTCACATCTTCAAAAGAAGCTAACAGATTATGTATATCCGATTCTTAAAAAGAATCCATTCTTTGGTCCTAATGTTAAAAAGCTAAAGGGCGAATTTGATGGTCTTTACAGATATCGCATTGGTAAGTATCGTTTATTCTATTTGATAAAAGATAAGGAACTATTAATTATTTTCGTTGATGTAGATCAAAGAAAAGATAGTTACAAGTAG